A single window of Lutzomyia longipalpis isolate SR_M1_2022 chromosome 1, ASM2433408v1 DNA harbors:
- the LOC129797248 gene encoding GILT-like protein 1: MKSLVIVAILLVIGHNLCEGKIHVTVYYESLCPDSIRFISNQLYPNLQDPGLKDFIDVLFVPFGKSSSSSNGDTVEFVCQHGPRECEGNRLQSCVLHQIPDRPADQLNFVACQMNFQAEGTGRVCAISSNVDWQSVQSCYGSSLGTELQLTAEQLTNNVLPQTNFVPTIVFNHAFDKTLHQRALSEFRTVACELLKYEPQACH; the protein is encoded by the exons atgaagagtttAGTGATTGTTGCAATTTTGCTGGTCATTGGCCACAATTTGTGCGAAGGCAAG ATTCATGTGACGGTTTACTATGAATCCCTGTGCCCGGATAGCATCAGATTCATCTCCAATCAACTCTACCCGAATCTACAAGATCCAGGACTCAAGGACTTTATTGATGTTCTCTTTGTGCCCTTCGGGAAGTCCAGT TCCAGCAGCAATGGAGACACAGTGGAGTTTGTGTGCCAACATGGCCCACGGGAATGCGAGGGCAATAGACTGCAATCCTGTGTCCTCCACCAGATACCAGATCGCCCGGCTGATCAACTCAACTTTGTGGCGTGCCAAATGAACTTCCAGGCCGAGGGAACCGGACGAGTC TGTGCCATTTCATCCAATGTGGACTGGCAGAGTGTCCAATCATGCTATGGAAGCTCCCTGGGGACTGAATTACAGCTCACGGCTGAACAGTTGACGAATAATGTACTTCCACAGACCAACTTTGTGCCCACCATTGTTTTCAATCAc gcATTTGATAAAACTCTTCACCAGAGAGCACTCTCCGAATTCAGGACTGTTGCCTGTGAATTGCTCAAGTATGAACCACAAGCGTGCCATTGa
- the LOC129797245 gene encoding ras-related GTP-binding protein A, whose amino-acid sequence MNMKKKVLLMGKSGSGKTSMRSIIFANYIARDTRRLGATIDVEHSHVRFLGNLVLNLWDCGGQESFMEQYFASQKENIFRNVAVLIYVFDVESRELDKDMHYYQSCLEAILQNSQEAKIFCLVHKMDLVAEDQREQIFKDREDDLKRLSKPLECTCYRTSIWDETLYRAWSNIVYMLIPNVKALEYSLGVFAKIIDADEVLLFERATFLVISHCERKEHRDAHRFEKVSNIIKQFKLSCSKLGAKFHSLEVRNSCFAAFIDTFTSNTYVMVIMSDPEMPSEATLINIRNARKHFEELESPNSNNLNISYQN is encoded by the exons Atgaatatgaagaaaaag gtTCTTCTAATGGGCAAGAGTGGCTCTGGGAAGACTAGCATGCGCTCCATTATCTTCGCCAATTATATTGCCAGGGACACGCGACGTCTGGGGGCCACAA TTGACGTTGAACATTCTCACGTGAGATTTTTGGGAAATCTTGTTCTGAATCTCTGGGACTGTGGTGGACAGGAGTCGTTTATGGAGCAGTACTTTGCATCACAGAAGGAGAATATCTTCCGAAATGTAGCCGTTCTAATCTATGTGTTCGATGTGGAGAGCAGGGAGCTAGATAAGGACATGCACTACTACCAATCATGCTTAGAGGCCATACTTCAAAACTCCCAGGAGGCAAAGATCTTCTGTCTCGTCCACAAGATGGATCTTGTGGCAGAGGATCAGCGTGAACAGATCTTCAAGGATCGCGAGGATGATCTCAAGCGGCTGTCGAAGCCACTGGAGTGCACCTGCTACCGTACAAGCATTTGGGATGAGACACTCTACCGGGCATGGTCCAATATTGTCTACATGCTCATCCCGAATGTAAAAGCACTTGAGTACTCTCTGGGTGTCTTTGCCAAGATAATTGACGCAGACGAAGTGTTGCTCTTCGAGAGGGCCACATTCCTCGTTATCTCGCACTGCGAGCGAAAGGAGCATCGGGATGCTCATAGATTTGAGAAAGTTTCCAACattataaaacaatttaaactcTCTTGTTCGAAGCTCGGCGCCAAATTCCATTCCCTCGAG gTACGGAATAGTTGCTTTGCCGCTTTCATTGACACCTTCACGAGCAATACGTACGTTATGGTGATTATGTCGGACCCTGAAATGCCCAGTGAGGCAACATTAATCAACATTCGCAATGCCCGGAAGCACTTTGAAGAGCTGGAGAGCCCCAATAGTAACAATCTTAACATAAGTTATCAGAACTGA